One genomic window of Pseudanabaenaceae cyanobacterium SKYG29 includes the following:
- a CDS encoding response regulator transcription factor: MTSKTDSYKEKILVVDDEASIRRILETRLSMIGYQVVTAEDGERALEVFHAEDPDLVVLDVMMPKLDGYGVCQELRKESDVPIIMLTALSDVADKITGLELGADDYIVKPFSPKELEARIRSVLRRFERNGSSGIPSSGVIQVGNIRIDTNKRQVYKGEERVRLTGMEFSLLELLVSRSGEPSSRAEILQEVWGYTPERHVDTRVVDVHISRLRAKLEEDPSNPELILTARGTGYMFQRIVDPHDKEEEKHHKEKESKN, encoded by the coding sequence TTGACGAGTAAGACAGACAGCTACAAAGAGAAAATCCTAGTCGTTGATGACGAGGCAAGTATCCGTCGTATCTTAGAAACTCGTCTTTCCATGATTGGCTATCAAGTAGTGACGGCAGAAGACGGGGAGCGGGCGCTAGAGGTGTTTCATGCGGAGGACCCTGACCTAGTAGTTTTGGATGTCATGATGCCCAAGCTAGATGGCTACGGGGTCTGTCAAGAACTACGCAAAGAGTCGGATGTACCAATCATCATGCTGACAGCCCTCAGTGATGTGGCAGACAAAATTACAGGTTTGGAGTTGGGGGCGGATGATTACATTGTCAAACCCTTTTCGCCCAAGGAGTTAGAGGCACGGATTCGCTCGGTTTTACGTCGCTTTGAACGCAATGGCAGTTCAGGGATTCCCAGTTCGGGGGTAATTCAGGTGGGGAACATCCGCATTGACACCAACAAGCGCCAGGTTTACAAAGGGGAGGAGCGGGTGCGCCTGACGGGCATGGAGTTTAGTTTATTAGAATTGTTGGTAAGTCGATCGGGGGAGCCTTCCTCACGGGCGGAGATTTTGCAAGAAGTGTGGGGCTATACTCCTGAGCGTCATGTGGATACGAGGGTAGTGGATGTACATATCTCGCGATTGCGGGCAAAGTTGGAAGAAGACCCCAGTAATCCGGAATTGATTCTCACGGCGCGGGGGACGGGCTACATGTTCCAGCGAATTGTTGACCCCCACGACAAGGAAGAGGAAAAACACCACAAAGAGAAGGAGAGTAAGAATTAG